From Quercus lobata isolate SW786 chromosome 1, ValleyOak3.0 Primary Assembly, whole genome shotgun sequence, one genomic window encodes:
- the LOC115976496 gene encoding beta-glucosidase 12-like, which produces MEFQGYKLLGFLLLLGSLSHSIAVAPRNVTASLNRNSFPAGFIFGTASASYQYEGAAKEGGKGPSIWDTYTHKYPDKIADGSNGDVAVDQYHRYKEDVGIMKEMNLDAYRFSISWPRILPKGKLSGGVNREGIKYYNNLINELLGKGLKPFVTIFHWDLPQALEDEYGGFLSPHIVDDFRDYAELCFKEFGDRVKHWITLNEPYSFSDGGYVTGQLAPGRCSAWQNLNCTGGNSGTEPYLVTHHQLLAHAAAVKVYKQKYQAAQKGVIGITLVCHWMVPYSNANGNQNAAQRALDFMLGWFLDPLTNSDYPHSMRSLVKDRLPKFTKEQSKLVKGSFDFIGLNYYTAYYAAYAPQPNGVKASYATDSSANLTASRNGILIGAPAASSWLYVYPRGIRDLLLYTKRKYNNPLIYITENGVDEFNNATLSLEEALADNQRIEYYHSHLWYLLRAMKDGVNVNGYFAWSLLDNFEWSSGYTVRFGINYVDYKNGLKRHPKHSAHWFKNFLKK; this is translated from the exons ATGGAGTTTCAAGGCTATAAACTCTTAGGCTTCCTACTTCTGCTTGGCTCTTTGAGTCATAGCATCGCTGTTGCACCAAGAAATGTCACTGCTTCACTCAACCGGAACAGTTTTCCAGCCGGTTTCATTTTTGGGACAGCATCGGCTTCTTACCAG TATGAAGGTGCAGCAAAGGAAGGAGGTAAAGGACCAAGTATATGGGATACTTACACCCATAAATAtccag ATAAGATAGCAGATGGAAGTAATGGAGATGTAGCTGTGGATCAATATCATCGCTACAAG gaaGATGTAGGGATTATGAAGGAGATGAATTTAGATGCATACAGGTTCTCAATCTCATGGCCCCGAATTTTACCAA AAGGAAAACTTAGTGGCGGTGTAAATAGAGAAGGAATCAAGTACTACAACAACCTCATCAATGAGCTTCTAGGAAAAG GTTTAAAGCCCTTTGTGACAATTTTCCATTGGGATCTTCCCCAAGCCTTAGAAGATGAGTACGGTGGTTTCTTAAGTCCCCACATTGT GGATGATTTTCGGGACTATGCGGAACTTTGCTTCAAGGAATTTGGTGATCGGGTAAAGCACTGGATCACACTAAATGAGCCATATTCCTTCAGCGATGGTGGTTATGTAACAGGGCAGTTAGCACCTGGTCGATGTTCTGCTTGGCAAAATCTAAATTGCACTGGGGGGAATTCAGGAACAGAGCCATATTTGGTGACACACCACCAGCTGCTTGCTCATGCAGCCGCGGTTAAAGTGTACAAGCAAAAATATCAG GCAGCACAGAAAGGTGTTATAGGGATAACATTAGTGTGTCACTGGATGGTGCCATACTCTAATGCGAACGGCAACCAGAATGCGGCACAACGTGCCCTTGATTTCATGCTGGGATG GTTTTTGGACCCATTGACAAATAGTGACTATCCACATAGCATGCGATCTCTCGTTAAAGACCGATTACCCAAGTTCACCAAAGAGCAGTCCAAGCTAGTAAAAGGATCATTTGATTTTATAGGATTAAACTATTATACTGCTTATTATGCAGCTTATGCACCTCAACCTAATGGTGTAAAAGCAAGTTACGCGACAGATTCTAGTGCTAATCTTACTG CTTCGCGCAATGGGATCCTCATTGGTGCTCCG GCTGCTTCAAGTTGGCTCTATGTGTATCCTAGAGGAATTCGAGATCTTTTGCTCTACACAAAGAGGAAGTACAATAATCCACTAATTTACATCACAGAGAATG GAGTTGATGAGTTCAATAATGCCACTTTGTCACTTGAGGAAGCCCTTGCTGACAACCAAAGAATTGAGTATTATCATAGCCATCTTTGGTACCTTCTTAGGGCTATGAA GGATGGCGTTAATGTAAATGGATATTTTGCCTGGTCATTGTTGGACAACTTTGAGTGGAGTTCAGGTTACACTGTTCGATTTGGAATCAACTATGTAGACTACAAAAATGGGTTAAAAAGACACCCAAAACATTCAGCCCATTGGttcaagaattttctgaaaaagTAG